A stretch of DNA from Salvelinus sp. IW2-2015 unplaced genomic scaffold, ASM291031v2 Un_scaffold4409, whole genome shotgun sequence:
TGGCCCGAGTCATCGTCTACTTCGTAGCTATGATCTACATGTTCCTGGGWGTGTCCATCATAGCGGACCGCTTCATGGCGGCCATCGAGGTCATCACCTCCCAGGAGAAGGAGATRATTATCAAGAGAGCTAACGGAGAGACCACCACCGCTACCATCAGAGTCTGGAACGAGACGGTCTCCAACCTGACCCTRATGGCCCTGGGTTCTAGTACCCCTGAGATCCTGCTGTCTGTCATCGAYGTCTGCGGACACGACTTCGTAGCTGGCGAGCTGGGGCCGTCTACGATTGTCGGCAGCGCTGCCTTCAACATGTTCGTGATCAtcggcctgtgtgtgtctgtgatcccCGAGGGAGAGACGAGGAAGGTGAAACATCTCAGAGTGTTCTTTGTGACGGCGGCGTGGAGTATCTTRGCCTACATCTGGCTCTACATGATCCTGGCGGTGTTCAGTCCCAACGTGGTCCAGATATGGGAGGGGCTGCTAACCCTGGCCTTCTTCCCCATCTGTGTCATCCTGGCCTGGCTAGCCGACCGACGWCTCCTCTTCTACAAGTTCATGCACAAGAAGTACCGCGCCGACAACCACCGCGGCGTCATCATCGAGACCGAGCACGAGCGCTCCAAGGGCATCGAGATGATGGACGGCGGCGGCAAGATGGTCAACTCACACTTCGCCCACGACGGAGGCGCCGCCCATAACCTCATCAGCCTGATCGAGGGYAAAGAAGTGGACGAGTCTCGGCGGGATATGATCCGGATCCTGAAGGACCTGAAGCAGAAACACCCAGAGAAGGAGATGGACCAGCTGGTAGAGATGGCTAACTACTACGCCTTGTCCCACCAGCAGAAGAGCCGAGCCTTCTACCGCATCCAGGCCACGCGCATGATGACGGGCGCCGGGAACATCCTGAAGAAGCACGTGGCGGAGCAGACCAAGAGGAGCGCCAGCGTACANAAAGAAGTGGACGAGTCTCGGCGGGATATGATCCGGATCCTGAAGGACCTGAAGCAGAAACACCCAGAGAAGGAGATGGACCAGCTGGTAGAGATGGCTAACTACTACGCCTTGTCCCACCAGCAGAAGAGCCGAGCCTTCTACCGCATCCAGGCCACGCGCATGATGACGGGCGCCGGGAACATCCTGAAGAAGCACGTGGCGGAGCAGACCAAGAGGAGCGCCAGCgtacaggaagtgtgtgtggtaggggagGAAGTCGAGGAGTACGTGTCACGGATCGCCTTCGAACCCGCCGTGTACCAGTGTCTGGAGAACTGCGGCGCCGCCCTGCTGGCCATCTCCAGGAAGGGCGGCGATATGGCGAAGACCATCTATGTTGACTACAAGACGGAGGACGGCTCAGCCAACGCAGGCGCAGACTACGAGTTCACCGAGGGCACGGTGGTGTTCAAGCCCGGCGAGTTCGTCAAGGAGATCAGCATCGGCATCATCGACGACGACATCTTCGAGGAGGATGAGCACTTTTTCGTGCGTCTCAGCAACGTGCGCGTCTTGGAGTCTGACGAGGACGAGACACTACTGTCTCCGAACTCTCTCCCGTACCCCAAAGCCCTGCTGGGGTTCCCTGCCGTCGCCACAGTTACCATCCTGGACGACGACCACGCCGGGATATTCACCTTRGAGACCGACACGTGTCACGTGAGTGAGAGCGTGGGCGTAATGGAGGTGAAGGTGCTGAGGACTTCGGGGGCGAGGGGAACGGTCATCGTGCCATATCGTACCATGGAGGGGATCGccaagggaggaggggaggacttTGAGGACACCTACGGAGAACTGGAGTTCAGGAACGACGAGACCTGGTAAGACTATCTACTTTAGTTTGATTTATAGaccgattgattgattgattgattgtccaGCCATCGATTGTTGTCCAGCCCGGAGACAACATTATGTGAGGGTTGGTCTGCTGTGTATTCTTTACATTTAAATGATTTGGAAGAGAAAGGCTTTATTGGTGGAGGAAAGGAGGTTGGTGGGACAAGGTCGGCCATTTTAACAGTGGTGATGAATGTGTATATGCTGTGTATTTCTGTTTTACGTTTAGTTGCCTGACATGAACTGGTAAGATCAGTACTTTATTTACAAAAGGGGTGGGATCAGCTGATAGGACTTGTCATTTATTTATATTAACCAGCACTGATAGGACTGTCATGTAACCAGCCTGATAGGACTGTCATATATTAAACCAGCGGATAGGACCTGTCATTTAAATTTACCAGCCTGGGCCTGATATTAAGGACTGTCTCTCATATTACCAGCTGATAGGACAGTTTCAATAACCAGCTGATAGGACCAGGTCCATATTAACCAGCTGATAGGACTGTCATATTAAACCAGCTGATAGGGACTGTCACGTTAACCAGCTGACCCCACACCATGCAGGGACCAGTCAATATTTAACCAGCTGATTAGGACTGTCCATATTAACCAGCTGATTAGGACTGTCATTATTAACCAAGCTGACTAAGGGACTGTCATATACCAGCTGATAGGACTGTCATATAACCAGCTGATAGGACTTCATATTAACCAGCTGATATGACTGTCATATTAACCAGCGAGGAGAATAGTAGGACTGTCATGTTAAACCAGCTGATCCATCTGAATTTGCTGTCATATTAACCAAGCTGATTAGGACTGTTTATATTAAACCAGCTGATAGGACTGTCATATTACAAAGCTAAATAGGCACACAACCCCATAATTAACCAGCTGATAGACTGTCCATATTAACCAGCTGATATGGACTGTCTCATGAACCAGCTCTGACACCAACCCCCGGACAGTTCATATTAACCAGCTGATATAGGACTGTTACATAATAAAACCAGCTGATATTAGGACTGTCATATTTAACCAGCCCTGATGTAGACTGTCATATAACCAGCTGATTTAGGACTGTCATATTAACATGCTGAATAGCTGACAGTTCATATAAACCAGCTGATAGGACTGTCATATTAACCAGCTGGATCAGCAGGACTGTCATATTAACCAGCTGATAGGACTGTCATATTAACCAGTGATAAGACTGTCATATTAACCAGGCTGATAGGACTGTCATTATTAACCAGCTAATAGGACTGTCATATTACCAGCTGAGTTTAGGGGGACTGTCATTGTAACCAGCTGATAAAGGAGACTCTGTGAAATTAACAGCTGATAGGACAGTCATATTAAACCAGGCTGACTAGGACAATGTCATATTAAACCCCAGCGAGCTGATAGGACTGTCATGATTAACAAGCTCGATAGGACGTGGCATATTAACCAGCTGATTTCAAATTAGACAGTCATCATTACCAGCTGATTCATATTGACAGTCATTATTAACCAGCTGATGGACTGTTTGTATTAACCAGCTTTGATAGGACTGTCCTATTTAACCGCTGATAGGACTTGTAGTCACATATTAAACCAAGCTGATAGACCTGTGTTTATAAACCAGGCTGATAGGGACTGTCATATAACCAGCTGATGGACTGTCATATTAACCAGCTGATAGGGACTGTGTTATAAACCAGCTGATAGGACTGTCATATTAACCAGCTGATAGGACTGTTATATTTAACCAGCTGATAGACTGTCATATTAACCAGCTGATAGGACTGTGATATTAACCAGTTGCTTTGATAGGAGTCATAATTAACCAGCTGATAGACTGTCAGATTAACCAGCTGATAGGAACTGTCTTATTAAAACCAGCTGATGGACTGTTTATATTACCAGCTGATAGGACTGTCTTATTAACCAGCTGATGGAGGACTGTATATTAACCAGCTGATAGGACTGTCATATTTAACCAGCCTGATAGGATGTGATATTAACAGCTGATAGGACTGTTGATAATTAAACCAGACTGATAGGACTGTCATATTAAACCACTTGATAGGACTGATTTAAACCAGCTGATAGGACTGTCGTATAAACCAGCTGACTAGACGGTCTTATTAACCAGCTGATTAGGACTGTTATATTAACCAGCTGATTAGAGGACTGTCATAGTTAACCACTGATAGGACTGTCTTATTAACCAGACTGATAGGACTGTTATATTAAACCAGCTGATAGGACTTCATATTAACCAGCTGATAGGACTGTGATATTAACCAGGCTGATAGGACTGTGATATTAACCAGCGATAGGGACTGCTCACTATTAACCAGCTGATAGGACTGTGTTATTAAACCAGCTGATAGGACTGTTGTGATTAACCAGGCTGATAGGACTGTCATACTTAACCAGCTGATAGGACTGTGTTATAAAACCAGCTGATAGGACTGTCGTATTAACCAGCTATAGGACTGTGATATAACCAGGCTGATCAGGACAGCTCATATTAACCAGCTGATAGGACTGTCATTATTAACCAGCTGATAGACTGTCATATTAAACCAGCTGATAGGACTGTGTTATAAACCAGCTTTGATTAATAAGACTGTCATATTAACACGCTGATAGGGACTCGTGTTAATAAACCAGCTTGATAGGACCTTGTCATTATTAACCAGCTGATAGGACTGTGTTAATAAAAACCAGCTGATAGGACTTGTCATATTAAACCAGCTGAATAGGACTGCTCATATTAACCAGCTGATAGGACTGTTCTAGCCTACATATTATTTTCCCTTTCTTCGTCGTCCCAAAACGTGGGATGAAGAAACACCAGCTGTGTTGCGGAGGAGACCAACCATGCAAGCAGCAGCATCACAGGCGTAAACACCCCCTGGTTGGAATTCTGACTGGTGGATGAAAACACCCCTGGCTGGATTTTGGACTGGTGGGGAAACACCCCCTGGCTGGTTCTGACCTGGTGGGGAAACACCCCCTGGTTGATTATCTGACTGGTGTGGGGAAACACCCCTGGTTAGATTCTGACTGGTGGGGAAACACCCCCTGGGTGGGATTCTGACGGTGGTGGGAACACCCCCTGGCTGCGATTCTGACTGGTGGAGAAACACCCCTGGCTGGATTCTGGACTGGGGGAAACACCCCCTGCTGGGATTCTGAACTGGGGGGAAACACCTTCTGGTTGGATTCTGACCTGGTTGGCGGAAACACCCCCTAGGTTGGAGGTCTGACTGGCTGGGAAACAACCCTGCTGAATTCTGGGACTTGGTGGGGAAACACCCCCTGGCCTGGATTCTGACTGGTGGGGAAAACACCCCCTGGTTGGAATTCTGACTTGGTGGGGAAACACCCCCTGGTTGGATTCTGACTGGTGGAAAACACCCCCTGGCTGGATTCTGACTGGTGGGGAAAACCACCGCCTCCTTGGTTTGGATTTGACTAGGGGAAACACCCCCTGGGATGGAGTTCTGACTGGTGGGGGACGACAGATCGGTGTCAGTAGGTCATCAGACAGATCGGTTTCAGACAGGTCATCGTTCATTCTTCTCCAGCAAACGGTTCAGTACCCCTGGTAGAGCTGCCAGTTGTTATCCAAAAGGATATAGGCATTACATTCATGCATATACTTGTATGAGTGCCTCCCAGCAGCGAATCGAACCCATAACCCCTTtttggtgttgcaagtgccatgctctacagACTGAGACACACAGGACCAGCTATGAAGGAACCCCCAGTGCTctagtagctacagtacagtTACATCTGTCAACAATATACGTACAGTACAGTTACATCTGTCAACAAtacaagtacagtacagtacagctgtCAACAATATAGCTACACTACAGGTACATCTGTCAACAATATAGCTACATTACAGGTACATCTGTCAacatatagtacactacagttaCAGCTGTCAACAAATAGGTACACTACAGGTACATCTGTCACAATATAGTTACACTACAGTTACAGCGTCAACAATATAGTACACTACAGGTACATCTGTCAACAATATAGTACATTACAGGACGTTCTGTCAACAATATTTAGTTACACTACAGTTACAATCTGTTCAACAATATAGACACTTACAAGTACAGCTTGTTCAACAATATAGTACACGACACGTACATCTGTCAAACAATATAGTAACATTTAACAGGGTTACGTCTGTCAACCAATATAgacactacaggtacagctgtcaAACAAACTATATACACTACAGGTACAAGCTGTCAACAATATAGTTAACTACAGTTACATCTGATCAACATAAAGTACCACTACAGTTACAGCTGTCAACAATATAGTAGATACAGGTACCAGCTGTCAACAATATAGTACACTACAGGAACAGCTGTCAACAATATAGTACCACTACAAGGCTACAGCGGTCAACAATTATAGTCACTACAGTTACAGCTGTCAACAATATAGtacactacaggtacagctgtcaACAATATAGTTACACTACAAGGTACATCTGTCAAACAATTATAGCTACACTACAGGTACACTGTCAACAATATAGTTtacactacaggtacagctgtcaACAATATTTACACTTACAGTACAATCTGTCAACAATATAGTACACTTACAGGTACATCTCGTGAACAAATATAGACATTACAGAGTACAGCTGTCAACCAATATAGATACACATACAGGTACAGGCTGTCAACAATATAGTACACCACAGGTACTTCTGTCAACAAATAGCTAAaacactacaggtacagctgtcaACAATATAAtacactacaggtacagctgtcaACAATATTAGTACACCCAGGTACATCTGTCAACAATATAGtacactacaggtacagctgtcaAAAATATAGTACACTAAATAGGTACAGCTGCAAACAATATAGTACACTAGGTACAGCTGTCCAACAATAGAGTACCACTACAGGTGAGCTGGTCAAACAATataggtacactacagtatatctgttcaaacaatatATATACTTAACAGTTACAGCTGTCAACAATAGTAGTACACTACAGGTACAGACACTGTCAACAATTAGTGCACTACAGGTACAGCCTGTCAACAATAAGTACTACTACAGGTACAATCTGTCAACAATATTAGGACACTACAGGTACAGCTTGTCAAAATATAGTgacactacaggtacagctgtcacaatatagtacactacagcgtacatctgttcaaacaatataCGTCACTACAGGTACAATCTAGTCAAACAATATTATGTAACACTACAGGCTGACACTGTCAAACAATATAGtacaactacaggtacagctgtcaACATATAAGAGTACCTACAGTTATATCTGTCAACAATATAGTACACTACAGGTACATCTGTCAAAAATATAGTGACACTACAGGTACACTGTCAAcaatatagtacactacagttaTAAGGCTGTCAACCAATATAGTAACTACAGGTATATCTGGTTTCCAACAAATATAGACACTACAGGTACATCTGTCAACAATCATAGTACACTTACAGTCTACATCTGTCAACAATATACTACACTACAGGTATATCTGTAACAATATAGTACACTACAGGTACATCTGTCAACCAATATAGTACACTACAGGTATTATCTGTCAACAATATAGTACACTACAGGTATATCTGTCAACAATCATAGCTACACTACAGGTAATCTGATCAAACCcaatatagtacactacagttaTATCTGTCAACAATATAGGTACACTACAGTTTCAATTGTCAACAATATAGTACACTACAGGTACATCTGTCAACAAATAGTACACTACAGTTATATCTGTCAACCATATAGTACACTCAGGTATATCTGTCAACAATATAGTTACACTACAGTTAGGCTGTGTCATTTC
This window harbors:
- the LOC112077255 gene encoding sodium/calcium exchanger 3 is translated as MQCGKDPQDPRGWMERFRPRLTRLGQGIRTGSSSTYPACIWLGLLSVAAAFLCAEGDRTTPSPATTDSHNATCSEGSSRCKPGIVLPIWYPEDPSMGDKMARVIVYFVAMIYMFLGVSIIADRFMAAIEVITSQEKEXIIKRANGETTTATIRVWNETVSNLTLMALGSSTPEILLSVIDVCGHDFVAGELGPSTIVGSAAFNMFVIIGLCVSVIPEGETRKVKHLRVFFVTAAWSILAYIWLYMILAVFSPNVVQIWEGLLTLAFFPICVILAWLADRRLLFYKFMHKKYRADNHRGVIIETEHERSKGIEMMDGGGKMVNSHFAHDGGAAHNLISLIEGKEVDESRRDMIRILKDLKQKHPEKEMDQLVEMANYYALSHQQKSRAFYRIQATRMMTGAGNILKKHVAEQTKRSASVXKEVDESRRDMIRILKDLKQKHPEKEMDQLVEMANYYALSHQQKSRAFYRIQATRMMTGAGNILKKHVAEQTKRSASVQEVCVVGEEVEEYVSRIAFEPAVYQCLENCGAALLAISRKGGDMAKTIYVDYKTEDGSANAGADYEFTEGTVVFKPGEFVKEISIGIIDDDIFEEDEHFFVRLSNVRVLESDEDETLLSPNSLPYPKALLGFPAVATVTILDDDHAGIFTLETDTCHVSESVGVMEVKVLRTSGARGTVIVPYRTMEGIAKGGGEDFEDTYGELEFRNDETW